cagactcacacatgaATCCCCCACACGCTATGCGCACATGTGAAAAGTACCCACTAACGCAGCTTGTCAACTACCCCGCTGTTGCTGCTCATGCCCTGAGATTGAAGATAGATCCGAGTCTAAGTGCAATAGAAGTAACCGTGTAagaaaatacatgtttgtttGGACAGCATCCAGATGTGCTACGTGTGTTGAAGAAGACACAGCACGGCCAGAAGCTACGCCAGGAAGAATTGAGAATTGAGCTTATGCATCATTAATAGGATCTCTGTATGAATTGTCAAGCATGCATGAGGAGACTTGAGGGAATGTGCCTTTGGGCCTCTAGGATCTCTGCAGACTTTGTTTAATTTTGTCCAACTCAAACATGACTTGATTGAGGATCAaaacttttacttttgatatGTTACAATTCTAAAGCATACATTCCATTGCAGACCACAGCACTGACCTAGTTTACCATGACTGTGGTAGCTTGAGGCGTTTCTCTCCACAGAGAGCAACAGAAGTTTTAATGGTCAGCAAATGAAGGCTTCAATAGTTACTGCAACATCTGGGGTTAACAGAACACCAGGTGGTAACCTTCTGGTCTAAGAAATGAAGCTAATGCTAAAGAGCCTCAGCATTCTTTTTAATGGCCATCATGGGGCAACACCTCTGAAAAAAAGTCTGAttgtatgagaaaatgattactTGTGTCGATTTATtatctcagtaaacattgtaaacatgtatGTATAGTCTCAATATctacttgtttttttctgtcagaaTAATAGTGTTGGGCTCCACCACAATGTAAAACCAAGGCTGACtttcaaacacagttttctgctgcaggacataAAACCCCCAAAAGGAATGTGCCTTCCCACCTCGGTgtgattttacattacattacatgtcatttagctgacgcttttatccaaagcgacgtacaataagtgcatttccacatagatacaaactcagaaaacaagtaacaagaaagtacatttttcatcaaataagcagttacaaaacatgttatagaaaagtgccattataagtacaatttaagtgctatcatttgttagtgctacggtttgctagtgttttagtcaaggtagagtctaaaaaggtgtgtcttgagttttcgacggaagatgtagaggctctctgcagtcctgatgtcatcggagagctcattccaccatctgggagccaggacagaaaagagtcgtgatctcgttgagtgcttttctctcagtgagggaggaacaagccgcttggcagatgcagatcgaagtgtgcgggttgggatgtagggtttcaccatgtcccggatgtagactggtcccgatccattcacagcatggtacgtcagtatcaatgttttgaactggatgcgggcagcccctggaaaccaatgaagtgaatggagaagcggtgtggtgtgggagtatttcggaaggttgaagaccagtcgagctgctgcattctggatgagctgcagtggtcgtatggcggtacctgggagacctgccagcagagagttgcactAGTCAAGgcaggagatgacaagcgcctgaatgagtacctgtgccgccttctgagtgagaaggggtcgtattctcctgatgttgtagagcgtgtgtcgtcgctgcgatgttggcagtcagggagagttgggagtcaagtgtcacgccgaggttcctggcactctgagtgagcgttaacacggagtcgccgaagttaacggtcaggtcctgggtgggcgaggtttttccagggaagaaaagtagttcggtcttgtcggggttgatcttcaggtgatgagcggacatccactaggagatgtcagtcagacatgcagagatccgtgccgccacctgagtgtccgagtcggggaaggagagaattagttgggtgtcgtcggcatagctgatTTCTCTCTCTGGGTGAAACAGCCCTGAGATCTGATTGTCCAAGCCATTGAAAGCACAGGGGTCCCCCTGGTGTGGACTGTGAGTTCCCTCTCTCAAACCTTGTTTCCAGATTGACTTGCGTCAATGCAAAGTTAAAGACGTATCTCTCTTCAACCTTTCCATACTCACTCTGATCAGTGTAAGGATGAGAAAACCGAGCCTCTTCAAATCCCTTTCCGGGCTGATCTCAGGTCGATGTGAGGTTAAAGACTGTCTCTCCTGAATGAACCTTTCCAAACTGACAATGGTCAGTGCAAGGTTAATAGTGCAGTATCTCCTCAGATCAATTTTTACCAATCGACTTGCGTTGATGAGCCTCTTCAAATCAACTTTCCAAATCGGCTTGGATTAAGGATTTAGGCCTCTCCAACCCAAACCATTTTCTTACTGCTGCACAGAAGTCCGGCTGCCCCAGTCTTCACTTCCGGCTCAAGCAGCTCGCCAAGAAAGAAAACTTCTTCTACCTCCTTGAATGCAACTTGTTACAAGAGCACCAACATCTTTTGCGCTACCAAGAAAGGACCGAGTTAAACGAGACtcgaaaaaacacagaaaaccccATCAACGCACAGTAAGGCTAAATCTCGGCAGAAGTTAGATTAGCATGTGTCGttaattttgtttgttttttgttttgtttttgtctcctccttatctcacagacacacacgcacacacctgtgatagcccagtgtgtggacaATAATCATGGAAAGTTTCACTCTGACAGAGTGACGCTGAACTACTCTAAATTAAGCTTTACTGTGGGCCTGGGAGGAGTTAGAAAAAAGAAGTTTGAATGTTGGATGTGGCTTCTGGCTCAGTTTCGTGCCCTTTGGGACAACCCTCGGGttcatacttgccaaccttgagacctcagaattcgggagggggtgctagcggtatcggcgggggggggggggggggggggtgctagcggttttctttccagcgccagtctcatcttctTCCGTTATAATTGCCGCggttgacttcaaggtgtaaccttttttattgttcggtctgaaacggcgcgcccagtgacggatggtgtagcaatattgttgtccgggtggaaatcgggagaaattcgggagaaaggtcggtccgggagattttccgggagggttgacatgtacGCTCGGGTTAAAGTGAccatattttgttttatgttttttttaccctggaAGGAAACATAATTTCCTctatgaacatcatgctgtattgacaAAGATTTGGTACTATGCAAAAACACGCTAATGCATCAGTTAGAATCATCCAATAACATACATATACTAATATTATCACtatagtgtatatataatattgtatacattttttttggtgataattattatacattatatatataatgtataataataataatatattatattattatacatatttgtaaataaaagaattaaTTAATAAGCAACTAATATAATAGGACCAGAAGTTCTATTTTATTCCTGGATTGGCTCCTTCTGGCACAGTGAGTCGGCGAGCCGAAGCGTACATGCATAATCTCACGCGTGTATTACGTCACAGAAACGCCTCATTGTTTACTCCAAACGTGACGAAATCATTTAGGAAATTTACGGTCAACAGGGAGCAGAGAAAAGCTTCGataccccccacctccccttacacccccaccccctttggGGACTGCTGCTACTACTGTGGCCGCGCTTACGAGAACGCGCTTCGTCGCTGTCATCAGTACAACATCAGCATCATCTTCCGGGGGAGGGAAGGCGCGCAGAGAAACGGAAGGAGGACgacggagaaagagagaaagggagagagggggacagagagggggagagaggagtcaCACTGGATACGGCTTggacaagaaagaaagaaagaaagaaagaaagaaaggaacatGCTGATGATCGAGTCGAGGCGGTGGAGGATGTCGGATTTACGAGAGAGGACTGTTGAAATTTGACAGAGCGATCCCGTTGAAACCCTGTTctcgtttttttcctcttctacCTTCTTTTCAGTTTCATTCCGTTTGAtccccgaccccctcccccccgaacacggaaacacgcacacacatgctgcgCGGACGCTGAAGgcgagcagaggggggggggaaaggaagggAAGCACCCCTGGAGATGCCTCGGTAACGGTAACTGGCTCCACGGCCGCCGCGTCCTCATCCCACGGATGGTAAATAAGAAAGGACACCCCGCAGACCAATCTGGACTGATGAATGAGGAAGTAACGcagctttaacccccccccccccgcacccttTCCCCTCACCCACCAATCCACCCACCCActgtgaaataaaagaaaattcccgtttggatggatttttttttttgttctcaatcATACATGGCTTAGCCCCGAGGAGACGCGTCTCAGACAGCAATGTTGAATCACTGGTCTGGGTCAATTATTCATTAGTGCTGTAGgtaggttttatttttatttgtgtattgcTTCAATGTAGCATTTTGCGCGCactcacattttcttttacaatgtTTAGCCTTGTGATATCCGGCACATATTTGCAGGTAGTGTTTTGACCGTGTCCTTATAAAGGCCTGTTTCTATAGCCTCATCAATCTGTGTAGTAAGGGGGAGCcttttttgaagattttttcttttattagtaaaaaaaaaaggaggaggacggcgggaggggggtggaaAGAGAGAtacaaggagagaaagaaaaaaaaataccaaacatGTTGCCTTCCCAAGAAGCCTCCAAGATCTACCATGACAACTACATGCGCAACTCCCGCGCCATCGGCGTGCTCTGGGCCATCTTCACCATCTGCTTTGCCATCGTTAACGTGGTGGTGTTCATTCAACCCTACTGGATCGGCGACAGCGTCAGCACGCCGCAAGCCGGCTACTTCGGCCTCTTCCACTACTGCGTGGGCCCCGGGCCGTCTCCCACCCGGGAGCTCACCTGCTCTGGCAGCTTCGCCGACTTCGGCTCGATCCCGTCCGGCGCCTTCAAGGCCGCGGCGGTGTTTGTGCTGCTCTCCATGGTGCTGATCCTGGGCTGCATCGCCTGCATggcgctcttcttcttctgcaacacCTCCACCGTTTA
This sequence is a window from Pungitius pungitius chromosome 1, fPunPun2.1, whole genome shotgun sequence. Protein-coding genes within it:
- the LOC119223169 gene encoding LHFPL tetraspan subfamily member 4 protein-like, translated to MLPSQEASKIYHDNYMRNSRAIGVLWAIFTICFAIVNVVVFIQPYWIGDSVSTPQAGYFGLFHYCVGPGPSPTRELTCSGSFADFGSIPSGAFKAAAVFVLLSMVLILGCIACMALFFFCNTSTVYKTCAWMQLLCGVCLVLGCMIFPDGWDAEVIRDMCGERTGKYSLGDCSVRWAYMLAIMGILDALILSFLAFVLGNRQTDFYLDDLQTDNRDFAVSRIEVRDRREPRYGVQRLH